One Delphinus delphis chromosome 3, mDelDel1.2, whole genome shotgun sequence genomic region harbors:
- the LOC132423140 gene encoding zinc finger protein 300-like: protein MLPAFPKISAFTQGLQKMTKSQRPVTFKDVAVDFTQEEWQYLDPPQRDLYRDVMLENYINLISVDEDRFPVLIGYKTTKPALIYKLEQGEEPWMVEREISSWRYPGTYSEGKLLDHVVILYLHF, encoded by the exons ATGCTGCCTGCTTTTCCAAAG ATCTCTGCCTTCACCCAAGGGTTACAGAAAATGACCAAGTCCCAG AGACCAGTAACATTCAAGGACGTGGCTGTGGATTTCACCCAGGAGGAGTGGCAGTATCTGGACCCTCCCCAGAGGGATCTGTACCgggatgtgatgctggagaactatATCAACCTCATCTCAGTGGATGAGGACCGTTTCCCAGTGTTGATTG GATATAAAACCACCAAGCCTGCTCTGATCTACAAATTGGAACAAGGAGAAGAACCATGGATGGTGGAGAGAGAAATCTCAAGTTGGAGATACCCAG GTACATACTCAGAAgggaaattgctggatcatgtggtaattctctatttacatttttaa